In Fibrobacter sp. UWR2, the following are encoded in one genomic region:
- a CDS encoding sialate O-acetylesterase has translation MGFFKQLSRFTSVACLAAGFIAFGTAPAEAAPDPNFHIYIAYGQSNMGGTADAQSADKVENSRFKIFATQKCSGKGRNTLGEVYPAVPSLFNCGNTISIADWFGRTMADSMPDVTIGIIPVAVGGASIKLFDQDQYASYLSTAEDWLKNYAKEYASDGNVTKTIIDIAKKAQQVGVIKGFIFHQGETDGGYPDWPKIVKKTRDDILKALGMSSDTVPFVAGELLRSGCCYSDRVSKLPNSMDNTYYASSEGLDGNGVDRYHFGHDAYVTFGKRYAEQMLKAINRAPIVPEPQKPFKGKPFEIPGKIEAEDFDIPGVGSGNDSYKENDSEDHGGTNYREGTGVDIYKKATGYIVGYNQEGEWLEYSVNVKEAGEYAFLAAVASANETSGFQMSLDGKNITDVISVPKNEGEDNYDDYSKVMAKVDLPAGEHILRFTVTGSWMDVDYFVFGEDEIVCVDKCTDFVRPALSHATGAESYRIFDMNGNYLGEVRASGMQELRASAKTLVKTGGMFIAKSRAGSATIRVTK, from the coding sequence ATGGGATTTTTTAAACAACTCTCACGGTTTACGTCCGTGGCGTGTCTTGCCGCGGGCTTCATTGCGTTCGGGACTGCGCCTGCAGAGGCCGCTCCGGACCCGAACTTCCACATCTATATTGCGTACGGCCAGTCCAACATGGGCGGCACTGCCGATGCCCAGAGCGCCGACAAGGTCGAAAATTCGCGCTTCAAGATTTTCGCGACGCAGAAATGTTCGGGCAAGGGCCGCAACACGCTGGGCGAGGTCTACCCGGCGGTGCCATCGCTCTTCAACTGCGGCAACACGATCTCCATTGCCGACTGGTTCGGGCGCACTATGGCCGACAGCATGCCCGACGTGACCATCGGGATTATCCCGGTCGCGGTGGGTGGCGCAAGCATCAAGCTTTTTGACCAGGACCAGTACGCGAGTTACCTCTCCACGGCGGAGGATTGGCTGAAGAACTACGCGAAGGAATACGCGAGCGACGGCAACGTCACCAAGACGATTATCGATATCGCGAAGAAGGCTCAACAGGTGGGCGTTATCAAGGGCTTCATCTTCCACCAGGGCGAAACCGACGGCGGCTACCCGGACTGGCCGAAAATCGTGAAGAAAACCCGCGACGATATCCTCAAGGCGCTCGGCATGAGTTCCGATACGGTGCCGTTCGTGGCGGGCGAACTCCTGCGTTCGGGCTGCTGCTATTCCGACCGCGTATCGAAACTCCCGAATTCGATGGACAATACCTATTACGCGTCGTCCGAAGGCCTTGACGGCAACGGCGTGGACCGCTACCACTTCGGTCACGATGCCTACGTGACGTTCGGCAAGCGCTATGCGGAGCAGATGCTCAAGGCAATCAACCGCGCTCCGATAGTTCCCGAACCGCAGAAGCCGTTCAAGGGCAAACCGTTTGAAATTCCCGGCAAGATCGAGGCAGAAGACTTCGACATTCCGGGTGTCGGCTCGGGCAACGACTCCTACAAGGAAAACGATTCCGAAGACCATGGCGGTACCAATTACCGCGAAGGGACGGGCGTCGACATTTACAAGAAGGCGACGGGGTACATCGTGGGTTACAACCAGGAAGGCGAATGGCTCGAATACAGCGTGAATGTCAAGGAAGCGGGCGAGTACGCTTTCTTGGCGGCGGTTGCATCCGCAAACGAGACTTCGGGCTTCCAGATGTCGCTCGACGGCAAGAATATCACCGACGTGATCTCTGTCCCGAAAAACGAAGGCGAGGACAACTACGATGACTACAGTAAGGTTATGGCAAAAGTGGATCTTCCCGCGGGCGAACACATATTGCGCTTTACGGTAACCGGTTCCTGGATGGACGTGGATTACTTTGTGTTCGGAGAAGACGAAATCGTTTGCGTTGATAAATGCACAGACTTTGTAAGGCCTGCGCTATCGCATGCGACCGGAGCCGAAAGCTACCGCATCTTCGACATGAACGGCAACTATCTGGGAGAGGTGCGAGCCTCTGGAATGCAGGAACTACGGGCCAGCGCGAAAACCCTCGTGAAGACCGGCGGCATGTTCATTGCGAAATCCCGCGCAGGTTCTGCGACGATACGCGTGACGAAATAA